From one Anaerococcus prevotii DSM 20548 genomic stretch:
- a CDS encoding V-type ATP synthase subunit E, whose product MDNLELILQSIREKAEKEENQILEKSQEEAKTILEGMETKAKKEADKILADAKKEADLTLSNEKVSAKREARDIIISGKNSAIESVLDELLVNLKSMDETSYKNYVLNTLKKSNIEKGEILLEDRFKDSLSLADLGNLKISDETVDEGFIVRDGKIEYDNRFSSLIKYKSDDIKKQISDILFK is encoded by the coding sequence ATGGATAATCTTGAATTAATATTACAAAGCATAAGAGAAAAAGCAGAAAAAGAAGAAAATCAAATACTAGAAAAAAGTCAAGAAGAAGCTAAGACTATCCTAGAAGGTATGGAAACTAAGGCTAAAAAAGAGGCTGACAAAATCTTAGCTGATGCTAAAAAAGAAGCTGACCTAACTCTTTCAAATGAAAAGGTCTCTGCCAAAAGAGAAGCAAGAGATATCATTATCTCCGGCAAAAACTCAGCTATAGAAAGTGTTTTAGATGAGCTTTTAGTAAATCTAAAATCTATGGATGAAACTTCTTATAAGAATTACGTCTTAAATACTTTGAAAAAATCAAATATAGAAAAAGGCGAGATTCTCCTAGAAGATAGGTTTAAGGATTCTTTAAGCCTTGCTGATTTAGGAAATCTTAAAATCTCAGATGAGACAGTTGACGAAGGCTTCATCGTTAGAGATGGCAAGATAGAATATGACAATAGATTTTCTTCATTGATCAAATACAAAAGCGACGATATTAAAAAACAAATATCAGATATTCTATTTAAGTGA
- a CDS encoding V-type ATP synthase subunit C: MNKDDYISASISTRMYEKNLLTRTDLERLNDYDSLRDVLNQLNETIYRGPINDLDRPEEYEKILKDELKRVYKAIEDIAPDKEIINYMKEKYIFHNLKVLVKELIQDADYSSLYLEMGDVDLAYIKKNLIKEDRKSDFFDKVASLSSDKEDNIGKDPRDLYLDYAQKALSYYEETKNPQDIDISLDKSYYEKLLLDAKALDLDTLIDFTRETIDLINLKSLLRVKSQGEDMETLEKTLIEGGFIEPIKFKEYFSYEINQLIGSLSNAKIGDYVKDSLKDDLNLDDNILALEKAIDSHMTDYTRDSKMITFGPEVLMNYVISKETEIKNLRILLVSKLNKLDKEFTLEKLRKSYV, translated from the coding sequence ATGAATAAAGATGACTATATAAGCGCATCTATTTCAACGAGAATGTATGAAAAAAACCTCCTTACAAGGACTGACCTTGAAAGACTCAACGATTATGACTCTCTAAGAGATGTTTTAAATCAACTAAACGAAACAATCTACAGGGGACCTATCAACGATCTCGACAGGCCAGAAGAATATGAGAAAATTCTAAAAGATGAATTAAAAAGAGTCTACAAAGCAATTGAGGATATAGCTCCTGACAAGGAGATTATAAACTATATGAAGGAGAAATATATCTTCCACAATCTCAAAGTTTTAGTAAAGGAATTAATCCAAGATGCGGATTACTCTTCTCTTTACCTAGAGATGGGAGATGTTGACCTAGCATATATCAAGAAAAACCTCATCAAAGAAGATAGGAAAAGCGACTTTTTTGATAAAGTAGCGAGTCTTTCATCCGACAAGGAAGACAATATAGGCAAAGATCCGAGAGACTTATATCTAGACTATGCCCAAAAGGCCCTATCTTACTACGAAGAGACGAAAAATCCTCAAGATATAGATATAAGCCTAGATAAGTCTTATTATGAGAAACTCTTACTAGATGCGAAAGCTCTAGACTTAGATACTCTGATAGACTTTACTAGAGAAACAATTGATTTGATAAATCTTAAGAGCCTTCTTAGAGTTAAAAGTCAAGGCGAAGATATGGAAACTCTTGAAAAGACTCTTATAGAAGGCGGCTTTATTGAGCCTATTAAGTTTAAGGAATATTTCTCTTACGAGATTAACCAACTTATAGGAAGTCTTTCTAATGCCAAAATTGGTGATTACGTAAAAGACAGCCTAAAGGATGATCTTAATCTCGATGATAATATCCTAGCTCTAGAAAAGGCCATAGATTCTCATATGACTGATTATACGAGAGATTCTAAGATGATAACTTTTGGTCCAGAAGTCCTAATGAATTATGTAATATCTAAGGAAACTGAGATCAAAAACTTGAGGATTCTACTCGTATCCAAACTCAATAAGTTGGATAAAGAATTTACTTTAGAAAAGTTGAGGAAATCTTATGTATAA
- a CDS encoding ribonucleotide-diphosphate reductase subunit beta — translation MEESKKKEVNKRGIFNEDGDIDLSKRRIIQGNTTNLNDFNNLKYTWTSDWYRQAMNNFWIPEEINLNQDIKDYRKLDKHEKKAFDRILSFLTYLDSIQTANLPNLQTYITANEINLCLSIQTYQESIHSQSYSYILDTICSPEERTRILYLWKEDEHLLKRNEFIGDQYNEFLENDDEFRFMKVLIANYILEGIYFYSGFSFFYNLGRNGKMPGTVQEIRYINRDENTHLWLFRSLINDLKKEREDLFVPELQNYYREMLKEGVEQEIAWGKYSIGNSIAGLNEKMIEDYIKYLGNLRAKGLGLEPLYEGYKEIPESMKWVDEYSDPNGVKTDFFEAKVTAYSKSSIIEDDL, via the coding sequence ATGGAAGAAAGCAAGAAAAAAGAAGTTAATAAGCGTGGTATTTTCAATGAAGATGGGGATATTGACCTATCCAAGAGAAGAATAATCCAAGGAAACACCACCAACCTAAACGATTTTAACAATCTTAAATATACTTGGACAAGCGATTGGTATAGACAGGCTATGAACAACTTCTGGATACCAGAAGAGATTAACTTAAACCAAGATATCAAGGACTATAGGAAGCTTGATAAGCACGAGAAGAAGGCATTCGATAGGATCCTCTCCTTCCTAACCTATCTTGATTCAATCCAAACAGCCAACCTACCAAACTTACAGACCTACATTACAGCAAATGAGATCAATCTTTGCTTGTCAATTCAAACCTACCAAGAATCAATCCACTCACAATCATATTCCTACATCCTAGATACGATTTGTTCTCCAGAAGAAAGAACAAGAATCCTCTACCTCTGGAAGGAAGATGAGCACCTCCTTAAGAGAAATGAGTTTATAGGAGACCAATACAACGAATTCTTGGAAAATGACGACGAATTTAGATTTATGAAAGTCCTTATAGCAAACTACATCCTAGAAGGAATCTATTTCTACTCAGGTTTCTCCTTCTTCTACAATCTCGGAAGAAACGGCAAGATGCCAGGGACAGTTCAAGAGATAAGATACATCAACAGAGACGAAAATACCCACCTCTGGCTCTTTAGATCTCTTATCAATGACCTTAAGAAGGAAAGAGAAGACCTCTTTGTCCCTGAATTACAAAACTACTATAGAGAAATGCTAAAAGAAGGAGTAGAACAAGAAATTGCCTGGGGCAAATACTCTATAGGTAATAGTATAGCTGGACTTAACGAGAAGATGATAGAAGATTATATCAAATATCTGGGCAATCTTAGAGCCAAAGGCCTAGGACTTGAGCCACTTTATGAAGGATATAAGGAAATACCAGAATCTATGAAATGGGTAGACGAATACTCAGATCCAAACGGAGTAAAGACAGACTTCTTCGAAGCAAAAGTAACAGCCTACTCTAAATCATCTATTATCGAAGATGACCTATAA
- a CDS encoding V-type ATP synthase subunit K produces MSNFLVENGGLVFAVLAAAIATFLSGMGSAKGTGMTGEATAALTVEEPEKFGKALILQLLPGTQGLYGFVIGFFIFQQITGGDIDTARGLYLLMAALPVGIVGYHSAIAQGRVAVAGVNILAKKEDEFIKGVIYSVMVELYAILGFVISLLLVLNA; encoded by the coding sequence ATGAGTAATTTTTTAGTTGAAAATGGTGGTTTAGTATTTGCAGTTCTAGCAGCAGCAATCGCTACATTCCTATCAGGAATGGGTTCTGCAAAAGGTACAGGTATGACAGGTGAAGCGACAGCAGCACTTACAGTAGAAGAGCCAGAAAAGTTTGGTAAGGCACTTATCTTACAACTTCTACCAGGTACTCAAGGTCTTTACGGATTCGTAATTGGTTTCTTTATCTTCCAACAAATTACAGGTGGAGATATCGATACAGCAAGAGGTCTTTACCTACTAATGGCAGCACTTCCTGTAGGAATAGTAGGATATCACTCAGCAATAGCTCAAGGTAGAGTAGCTGTAGCAGGTGTAAACATCTTAGCTAAAAAAGAAGATGAATTCATCAAGGGTGTAATCTATTCTGTAATGGTTGAGCTATATGCTATCCTTGGATTCGTTATATCACTACTACTTGTACTAAACGCTTAA
- a CDS encoding alanine/glycine:cation symporter family protein has product MIELLKAFDKFLWGLPLIVGILGTGIYISIKTGGIQFRKLSFALKHTLGNIFEKDHDHKSGDISPFQALATALAGTVGTGNIVGVSLAILLGGPGAIFWMWLAAIFGMATKFAEVSLAVLYREKKGKGFVGGPMYYIKNGMGNEKLAKAFAIFSGLAVFGIGNSTQANAIAGVLKENLNINPLITGIILSIIAAIVIVGGINSISKVTEKLVPLMSILYIGGCISVLVVNYSNILPAFKEIFLGAFSPKSLGGGFAGISIKSVISAGIARGVFTNEAGLGSSPIAHASAKTDHPIRQGLWGIAEVFVDTIIICTMTALVILTTGANTRANVDASALVSKAFASGSSFGPMIVTIGLSLFALSTILGWAYYGEVSIGFLFGEKAFIPYRIVYVIFVFLGANMDLGLAWTIANILNGLMALPNLIALIALSPVLVKLSKDFFKDPERIRKSSEEYKSHLK; this is encoded by the coding sequence ATGATAGAATTATTAAAAGCTTTTGATAAGTTCCTCTGGGGTCTACCTTTGATAGTGGGCATCCTAGGAACTGGCATATACATAAGTATTAAGACAGGCGGCATTCAATTTAGGAAACTATCCTTTGCCCTAAAACATACCTTGGGAAATATTTTCGAAAAGGACCACGACCACAAAAGTGGCGACATATCACCCTTCCAGGCCCTAGCCACAGCCCTTGCAGGAACAGTTGGGACAGGAAATATAGTAGGAGTTTCCCTCGCCATTCTCTTGGGTGGACCTGGAGCTATATTTTGGATGTGGCTTGCGGCAATTTTCGGTATGGCAACTAAGTTTGCCGAGGTAAGCCTTGCGGTTTTGTATAGAGAAAAGAAGGGCAAGGGATTTGTGGGCGGACCCATGTATTATATTAAAAACGGTATGGGCAATGAGAAACTCGCCAAGGCCTTTGCAATCTTTTCTGGCCTTGCTGTTTTCGGTATAGGAAACTCTACCCAAGCCAACGCCATAGCTGGAGTTCTTAAGGAAAACTTAAATATCAATCCCCTAATAACTGGGATAATCCTAAGCATAATTGCGGCAATTGTAATCGTTGGAGGTATTAATTCCATATCCAAGGTTACAGAGAAACTAGTTCCCCTCATGTCTATTCTTTATATAGGAGGATGTATCAGCGTCTTAGTCGTTAATTATTCTAATATCCTTCCTGCCTTTAAGGAAATATTTCTAGGAGCCTTCAGCCCCAAATCTCTTGGAGGAGGATTTGCAGGTATTTCTATTAAGTCTGTCATAAGTGCCGGTATTGCTCGTGGAGTCTTTACCAACGAAGCAGGTCTTGGATCATCCCCTATAGCTCACGCTTCTGCCAAAACCGACCACCCTATCCGCCAAGGTCTTTGGGGAATAGCGGAAGTCTTTGTCGATACCATCATAATTTGTACCATGACAGCCTTGGTAATACTTACTACCGGGGCTAACACAAGGGCAAATGTCGATGCAAGCGCCCTAGTCTCCAAGGCCTTTGCTAGCGGATCAAGCTTCGGTCCTATGATTGTAACAATTGGCCTAAGCCTTTTCGCCCTATCTACAATCCTTGGTTGGGCCTACTACGGAGAGGTAAGTATAGGATTTCTCTTTGGCGAAAAAGCCTTCATCCCTTATAGAATAGTCTATGTGATTTTTGTCTTTCTGGGAGCAAACATGGACCTAGGCCTTGCCTGGACTATAGCAAATATCCTAAATGGCCTCATGGCCCTACCTAACCTCATAGCCCTCATAGCCCTAAGCCCAGTCCTTGTAAAATTGAGTAAAGATTTCTTCAAGGATCCAGAAAGAATTAGAAAATCTAGCGAAGAATACAAATCGCATCTAAAATAA
- a CDS encoding V-type ATP synthase subunit F, protein MYKVAVIGDKDSILAFKALGVEVYTAIDGTDAKKTIKDLAKKEFGVIFITEDLAKEIPSTIDKYREEMTPAIILIPSNKGSMGIGLADINKSVEKAVGANILD, encoded by the coding sequence ATGTATAAGGTAGCAGTAATAGGAGATAAGGACTCAATCCTTGCATTCAAGGCATTGGGTGTTGAAGTATATACAGCAATAGATGGAACTGATGCAAAAAAGACAATCAAAGATTTGGCTAAGAAAGAATTCGGTGTGATATTTATAACAGAAGACTTAGCCAAAGAGATTCCATCTACAATTGATAAATATAGAGAAGAAATGACTCCAGCCATTATCCTAATCCCATCAAACAAGGGATCAATGGGAATAGGCTTAGCTGATATCAACAAGTCTGTTGAGAAGGCTGTAGGAGCAAACATTCTAGATTAA
- a CDS encoding glycosyltransferase family 1 protein translates to MTERILHVFGTLNRGGAETLVMNIYRNIDRSKIQFDFVVHHEEEGAYEEEVRKLGGKVYRVPNYKGTNHFAYKKAWDKLLKDHPEYKIVHCHKESIVSLVMDEAKKNGRIAIAHSHNTQNIPGFKGKVMDVLNKNVDAKADYRFACSVDAGYWMFGRDKDFTVIDNGIEVENFTYNPDIRAKIREKLGFSDKKVLGHIARFNKQKNHSFLIDIFADLIKENDDYLLVLAGVGDLKDEIENKVKDSGIEDKVIFLGSIGYVNELLQAIDIFILPSLYEGLAVSTIEAQAAGLKCLLADTIDRNSKITDLVEFIPIDGGTRPWIEEIHKALPYQREDTSEMIKKAGFDIRETAEKLSEFYLNLIK, encoded by the coding sequence ATGACAGAAAGAATACTCCATGTCTTTGGCACCCTAAATCGTGGAGGAGCCGAGACTTTGGTAATGAATATCTATAGGAATATAGACAGAAGCAAGATCCAATTTGACTTCGTAGTCCACCACGAAGAAGAAGGGGCCTACGAGGAAGAAGTAAGAAAGCTCGGAGGAAAGGTCTACAGGGTTCCAAACTACAAAGGCACCAACCACTTCGCCTACAAGAAGGCCTGGGATAAACTACTAAAAGATCACCCAGAATATAAAATCGTCCACTGCCACAAAGAATCTATCGTATCCCTTGTAATGGATGAGGCAAAGAAAAATGGAAGAATTGCCATAGCCCACAGCCACAACACCCAAAACATACCGGGATTTAAGGGAAAAGTTATGGATGTCCTAAATAAAAACGTAGATGCTAAGGCCGACTACCGCTTCGCCTGCTCAGTCGATGCAGGATATTGGATGTTCGGTAGAGATAAAGACTTTACAGTTATAGATAATGGCATCGAAGTGGAAAATTTCACCTACAATCCAGACATAAGAGCTAAAATCAGAGAAAAACTCGGATTTTCCGATAAAAAAGTTTTAGGCCATATAGCAAGATTTAACAAGCAGAAAAACCACTCCTTCCTAATCGATATATTTGCCGACTTAATAAAGGAAAATGATGATTATCTCCTAGTTCTTGCAGGCGTAGGTGATTTAAAAGATGAAATAGAAAATAAGGTAAAAGACTCAGGAATAGAAGATAAGGTAATCTTTTTGGGTTCTATCGGCTATGTAAATGAGCTCCTCCAAGCTATAGATATCTTTATCCTTCCTTCTTTATACGAAGGACTTGCCGTATCTACCATAGAGGCCCAGGCCGCAGGACTTAAGTGTCTATTAGCAGACACCATAGATAGAAACTCTAAGATAACAGACCTAGTTGAATTTATCCCAATTGATGGGGGCACAAGGCCATGGATTGAAGAAATCCACAAGGCTCTTCCCTACCAAAGAGAAGATACAAGCGAGATGATAAAAAAAGCAGGATTTGATATAAGAGAAACTGCAGAAAAATTATCAGAATTTTACCTCAATCTAATAAAATAA
- a CDS encoding late embryogenesis abundant protein — translation MADDILLKVKEAEDKADETIDNAKVKAREIIDQAKIKADDEYKQTITRAKEKAKMILEDAEKAANKDKEPTIEEAKADSEKLKNQSKDTIDGIVKSLSERIIENGNS, via the coding sequence ATGGCTGACGATATTTTATTGAAAGTCAAAGAGGCCGAAGATAAGGCTGATGAGACTATCGATAATGCAAAAGTTAAAGCTCGTGAGATCATCGACCAAGCCAAGATTAAGGCAGATGATGAGTACAAACAAACAATCACGAGAGCGAAAGAAAAGGCAAAAATGATTCTTGAGGATGCAGAAAAAGCTGCAAATAAAGACAAAGAGCCTACTATCGAAGAAGCTAAGGCTGATTCGGAAAAGCTTAAGAATCAAAGTAAAGATACTATAGATGGTATTGTTAAATCTTTAAGTGAAAGGATTATAGAAAATGGCAATAGTTAA
- a CDS encoding phage holin family protein, producing the protein MVLFIANAVALWLMSNFISHISFDKPVALVLTAIVLTLLQKVVQPILQFLSFPITFLTLGLFNLVINAFVLYLAFKFVDGAYIDSHLGSLVIASIVLAIIASIVQSIL; encoded by the coding sequence ATGGTACTATTTATAGCAAATGCCGTTGCTCTTTGGCTTATGAGTAACTTCATTTCACACATTTCATTTGATAAACCAGTTGCCCTTGTTCTTACTGCAATTGTTCTAACACTTTTACAAAAGGTAGTTCAGCCAATTTTGCAGTTTTTATCTTTTCCTATCACATTTTTGACCCTAGGCTTGTTTAACCTAGTCATCAATGCCTTTGTCTTGTATCTTGCCTTCAAGTTTGTTGACGGAGCTTATATAGACAGTCACTTAGGAAGTTTAGTTATAGCAAGTATCGTTCTTGCCATAATTGCATCGATTGTTCAATCAATCTTATAA
- a CDS encoding V-type ATP synthase subunit I translates to MAIVKMNKFNLLAFKSERDDLLNILQAFNYVHFNDLEEDEQRSYLSEVRNTDQLQKIDSSINRADYVINLLENYMKDRDIKPDTSFTELSLEDVKKKGANFDFDLIYGKIKDLVGQREMALGQRNELTNKIEALKPWKDIDVDIQELYDSKRVFVETGTISDQFYDALEKAIVERNLEKSLVYKVSELDKTNYIVALSSIEEKEDLVELLREFGYSRVKINSTSKIGEEIYDLSGKLEDKEQLIKNLENEILDFKKYLKDLYIYKAYVLNLRRKEESSEFFLETGLMNVIEGYVPVEATERFKKDIKNVLGDAYILDIEEADKEDSCVPIILKNNKLVDPYEEVVKTYSLPKYNEVDPSGLVAIFYTIFTGFMIGDLGYGALATIAILLALKLKKFPTSTEKNLRLFLRISLSACVFGAIFGSVFGGIIDVPFGLIDPATDINELIVMSLVIGAVSLFVALAVKAYMYIRDGKPMDAMYDVGFMYMVVGGAVALALTKNPIAKWVMIIGILGIFLFSGREAKSIGGRIGSGFYEVYGLTSWIGDFVSFLRLMALVLSGSFVAYSVNLIVDLVAGNGSIGGIIAGIIIFVVFQLFNMFLSYLSAYVHGLRLIYVEMFNKFYEGGGVKFREMIEDTKFVKILRGGDNE, encoded by the coding sequence ATGGCAATAGTTAAAATGAATAAGTTTAACTTGCTAGCTTTTAAATCCGAAAGGGATGACTTGCTAAATATCCTTCAAGCTTTTAACTATGTTCACTTTAACGATTTGGAAGAAGATGAGCAAAGATCCTATCTTTCAGAAGTTAGAAACACAGACCAACTTCAAAAAATCGACTCTAGTATAAACAGGGCCGATTATGTAATTAATCTTTTAGAAAATTACATGAAAGATAGGGACATCAAACCAGATACAAGTTTTACTGAACTTAGCTTAGAAGATGTAAAGAAAAAGGGTGCGAATTTCGACTTCGATCTTATATATGGCAAGATAAAAGACCTCGTAGGCCAAAGAGAGATGGCCCTAGGCCAAAGAAATGAGCTTACAAATAAAATAGAAGCTCTTAAGCCATGGAAGGATATAGATGTAGACATCCAAGAACTCTACGATTCTAAGAGAGTCTTTGTAGAGACAGGGACAATTTCTGATCAATTCTATGATGCACTTGAAAAAGCCATAGTAGAAAGAAATCTAGAAAAGTCTCTAGTATACAAAGTCTCTGAACTTGATAAGACAAACTATATAGTCGCCCTATCAAGTATAGAAGAAAAGGAAGATCTAGTAGAACTTCTAAGAGAGTTCGGCTATAGCAGAGTTAAAATTAATTCAACTAGCAAGATAGGAGAAGAAATCTATGACCTATCTGGCAAACTCGAAGATAAAGAACAATTAATTAAAAATCTCGAAAATGAAATTCTAGATTTCAAAAAATACTTAAAGGACCTATATATTTACAAGGCCTACGTCCTAAACCTAAGAAGAAAGGAAGAATCAAGTGAATTTTTCCTAGAGACAGGGCTTATGAACGTTATTGAAGGCTATGTTCCGGTAGAAGCTACCGAGAGATTCAAAAAAGATATTAAAAATGTTTTAGGTGATGCCTACATACTTGATATCGAAGAAGCTGATAAGGAAGATAGTTGTGTTCCAATAATACTTAAGAACAATAAGTTGGTCGATCCATATGAGGAGGTTGTAAAGACCTATTCACTTCCAAAATACAACGAAGTAGATCCAAGTGGACTTGTAGCAATATTTTATACAATATTTACAGGTTTTATGATAGGAGACTTAGGCTATGGGGCCCTTGCAACAATAGCAATATTACTTGCCCTTAAGCTAAAGAAGTTCCCAACTTCTACTGAGAAGAATTTGAGATTATTCTTAAGGATATCTCTTTCTGCATGTGTATTTGGAGCTATATTTGGATCAGTATTTGGTGGAATAATAGATGTACCATTTGGTTTAATAGATCCAGCGACAGACATCAACGAGCTTATAGTGATGAGCTTGGTAATAGGAGCTGTTTCACTGTTCGTCGCTTTAGCTGTAAAAGCTTATATGTATATCAGAGACGGAAAGCCAATGGATGCTATGTACGATGTAGGATTTATGTATATGGTTGTAGGCGGAGCGGTAGCTTTAGCCTTAACTAAAAACCCTATAGCAAAATGGGTTATGATTATTGGTATTTTAGGAATCTTCCTATTTTCTGGTAGAGAAGCTAAATCTATCGGAGGAAGGATTGGATCAGGTTTCTATGAAGTCTATGGACTTACGAGCTGGATAGGAGATTTCGTATCCTTCCTAAGACTTATGGCCCTAGTATTATCAGGAAGCTTCGTGGCTTATTCTGTAAACTTAATTGTAGACTTGGTCGCAGGTAATGGTTCAATCGGAGGAATCATAGCTGGAATTATCATATTTGTTGTATTCCAACTATTTAACATGTTCCTATCTTATCTATCAGCCTATGTACATGGTCTAAGACTTATATATGTAGAGATGTTTAATAAATTTTATGAAGGTGGCGGAGTTAAGTTCCGTGAGATGATTGAAGATACAAAATTTGTCAAAATATTAAGAGGAGGAGACAATGAGTAA